Proteins encoded in a region of the Ursus arctos isolate Adak ecotype North America unplaced genomic scaffold, UrsArc2.0 scaffold_2, whole genome shotgun sequence genome:
- the DNASE1 gene encoding deoxyribonuclease-1 isoform X2 — translation MRCARLMGALLALAGLLHVALSLKIAAFNIRTFGETKMSNATLSHYIVQILSRYDIAVVQEVRDSYLTAVGRLLDILNQDDPDTYHYVVSEPLGRNSYKERYLFLFRPDQVSVRDSYQYDDGCEPCGNDTFSREPAIVWFHSPLTAVQEFAIVPLHAAPLDAVAEMDALYDVYLDVRQKWDLEDIMLMGDFNAGCSYVAPSQWASIRLRTSPAFQWLIPDTADTTSTSTHCAYDRIVVAGTLLQHAIVPDSAAPFDFQAAYGLSSQLTQAISDHYPVEVMLKRV, via the exons ATGAGGTGCGCCAGGCTGATGGGGGCACTGCTTGCCCTGGCCGGGCTGCTGCATGTGGCCCTGTCCCTGAAAATCGCAGCCTTCAACATCAGGACTTTTGGGGAGACCAAGATGTCCAATGCCACGCTCTCCCACTACATCGTGCAG ATCCTGAGTCGCTACGACATCGCCGTCGTCCAGGAGGTCAGAGACAGCTACCTGACGGCCGTGGGGAGGCTGCTGGACATACTCAATCA GGATGACCCCGACACCTATCATTATGTGGTCAGCGAGCCGCTGGGCCGCAACAGCTACAAGGAACGCTACCTCTTCTTATTCAG ACCCGACCAGGTGTCCGTGAGGGACAGCTACCAGTATGACGACGGCTGCGAGCCCTGTGGGAACGACACCTTCAGTCGTGAGCCCGCCATCGTCTGGTTCCACTCCCCGCTCACTG CGGTCCAGGAGTTCGCCATCGTTCCCCTGCACGCAGCACCCCTGGATGCGGTGGCGGAGATGGACGCACTCTATGACGTCTACCTTGACGTCCGGCAGAAGTGGGACCTGGAG GACATCATGCTCATGGGCGACTTCAATGCAGGCTGCAGCTACGTGGCCCCCTCCCAGTGGGCCTCCATCCGCCTGCGCACGAGCCCAGCTTTCCAGTGGCTGATTCCTGACACTGCAGACACCACATCCACATCCACGCACTGTGCCTATGACAG GATCGTGGTGGCAGGAACGCTGCTCCAGCACGCCATCGTCCCGGACTCGGCTGCCCCCTTTGACTTCCAGGCTGCCTACGGCCTGAGCAGCCAGCTG ACCCAGGCCATCAGCGACCATTACCCGGTGGAGGTGATGCTGAAGAGGGTCTGA
- the DNASE1 gene encoding deoxyribonuclease-1 isoform X1 — protein sequence MRCARLMGALLALAGLLHVALSLKIAAFNIRTFGETKMSNATLSHYIVQILSRYDIAVVQEVRDSYLTAVGRLLDILNQDDPDTYHYVVSEPLGRNSYKERYLFLFRPDQVSVRDSYQYDDGCEPCGNDTFSREPAIVWFHSPLTAVQEFAIVPLHAAPLDAVAEMDALYDVYLDVRQKWDLEDIMLMGDFNAGCSYVAPSQWASIRLRTSPAFQWLIPDTADTTSTSTHCAYDRIVVAGTLLQHAIVPDSAAPFDFQAAYGLSSQLVGVLPLRASALLGLPAICCLQ from the exons ATGAGGTGCGCCAGGCTGATGGGGGCACTGCTTGCCCTGGCCGGGCTGCTGCATGTGGCCCTGTCCCTGAAAATCGCAGCCTTCAACATCAGGACTTTTGGGGAGACCAAGATGTCCAATGCCACGCTCTCCCACTACATCGTGCAG ATCCTGAGTCGCTACGACATCGCCGTCGTCCAGGAGGTCAGAGACAGCTACCTGACGGCCGTGGGGAGGCTGCTGGACATACTCAATCA GGATGACCCCGACACCTATCATTATGTGGTCAGCGAGCCGCTGGGCCGCAACAGCTACAAGGAACGCTACCTCTTCTTATTCAG ACCCGACCAGGTGTCCGTGAGGGACAGCTACCAGTATGACGACGGCTGCGAGCCCTGTGGGAACGACACCTTCAGTCGTGAGCCCGCCATCGTCTGGTTCCACTCCCCGCTCACTG CGGTCCAGGAGTTCGCCATCGTTCCCCTGCACGCAGCACCCCTGGATGCGGTGGCGGAGATGGACGCACTCTATGACGTCTACCTTGACGTCCGGCAGAAGTGGGACCTGGAG GACATCATGCTCATGGGCGACTTCAATGCAGGCTGCAGCTACGTGGCCCCCTCCCAGTGGGCCTCCATCCGCCTGCGCACGAGCCCAGCTTTCCAGTGGCTGATTCCTGACACTGCAGACACCACATCCACATCCACGCACTGTGCCTATGACAG GATCGTGGTGGCAGGAACGCTGCTCCAGCACGCCATCGTCCCGGACTCGGCTGCCCCCTTTGACTTCCAGGCTGCCTACGGCCTGAGCAGCCAGCTGGTAGGTGTCCTTCCCTTACGTGCTTCAGCTCTACTGGGGCTTCCGGCTATCTGTTGTCTGCAGTGA
- the DNASE1 gene encoding deoxyribonuclease-1 isoform X3 has protein sequence MRCARLMGALLALAGLLHVALSLKIAAFNIRTFGETKMSNATLSHYIVQILSRYDIAVVQEVRDSYLTAVGRLLDILNQDDPDTYHYVVSEPLGRNSYKERYLFLFRPDQVSVRDSYQYDDGCEPCGNDTFSREPAIVWFHSPLTAVQEFAIVPLHAAPLDAVAEMDALYDVYLDVRQKWDLEDIMLMGDFNAGCSYVAPSQWASIRLRTSPAFQWLIPDTADTTSTSTHCAYDSRLRNACEGRR, from the exons ATGAGGTGCGCCAGGCTGATGGGGGCACTGCTTGCCCTGGCCGGGCTGCTGCATGTGGCCCTGTCCCTGAAAATCGCAGCCTTCAACATCAGGACTTTTGGGGAGACCAAGATGTCCAATGCCACGCTCTCCCACTACATCGTGCAG ATCCTGAGTCGCTACGACATCGCCGTCGTCCAGGAGGTCAGAGACAGCTACCTGACGGCCGTGGGGAGGCTGCTGGACATACTCAATCA GGATGACCCCGACACCTATCATTATGTGGTCAGCGAGCCGCTGGGCCGCAACAGCTACAAGGAACGCTACCTCTTCTTATTCAG ACCCGACCAGGTGTCCGTGAGGGACAGCTACCAGTATGACGACGGCTGCGAGCCCTGTGGGAACGACACCTTCAGTCGTGAGCCCGCCATCGTCTGGTTCCACTCCCCGCTCACTG CGGTCCAGGAGTTCGCCATCGTTCCCCTGCACGCAGCACCCCTGGATGCGGTGGCGGAGATGGACGCACTCTATGACGTCTACCTTGACGTCCGGCAGAAGTGGGACCTGGAG GACATCATGCTCATGGGCGACTTCAATGCAGGCTGCAGCTACGTGGCCCCCTCCCAGTGGGCCTCCATCCGCCTGCGCACGAGCCCAGCTTTCCAGTGGCTGATTCCTGACACTGCAGACACCACATCCACATCCACGCACTGTGCCTATGACAG
- the DNASE1 gene encoding deoxyribonuclease-1 isoform X4, with product MPRSPTTSCRDDPDTYHYVVSEPLGRNSYKERYLFLFRPDQVSVRDSYQYDDGCEPCGNDTFSREPAIVWFHSPLTAVQEFAIVPLHAAPLDAVAEMDALYDVYLDVRQKWDLEDIMLMGDFNAGCSYVAPSQWASIRLRTSPAFQWLIPDTADTTSTSTHCAYDRIVVAGTLLQHAIVPDSAAPFDFQAAYGLSSQLTQAISDHYPVEVMLKRV from the exons ATGCCACGCTCTCCCACTACATCGTGCAG GGATGACCCCGACACCTATCATTATGTGGTCAGCGAGCCGCTGGGCCGCAACAGCTACAAGGAACGCTACCTCTTCTTATTCAG ACCCGACCAGGTGTCCGTGAGGGACAGCTACCAGTATGACGACGGCTGCGAGCCCTGTGGGAACGACACCTTCAGTCGTGAGCCCGCCATCGTCTGGTTCCACTCCCCGCTCACTG CGGTCCAGGAGTTCGCCATCGTTCCCCTGCACGCAGCACCCCTGGATGCGGTGGCGGAGATGGACGCACTCTATGACGTCTACCTTGACGTCCGGCAGAAGTGGGACCTGGAG GACATCATGCTCATGGGCGACTTCAATGCAGGCTGCAGCTACGTGGCCCCCTCCCAGTGGGCCTCCATCCGCCTGCGCACGAGCCCAGCTTTCCAGTGGCTGATTCCTGACACTGCAGACACCACATCCACATCCACGCACTGTGCCTATGACAG GATCGTGGTGGCAGGAACGCTGCTCCAGCACGCCATCGTCCCGGACTCGGCTGCCCCCTTTGACTTCCAGGCTGCCTACGGCCTGAGCAGCCAGCTG ACCCAGGCCATCAGCGACCATTACCCGGTGGAGGTGATGCTGAAGAGGGTCTGA